The following proteins are encoded in a genomic region of Liolophura sinensis isolate JHLJ2023 chromosome 7, CUHK_Ljap_v2, whole genome shotgun sequence:
- the LOC135471097 gene encoding thyroxine 5-deiodinase-like, whose protein sequence is MATFYKPLVRFWRCAKATLRIIVLCALAAIGKFIPAIRSHIEAIAEVVLEGTPVTGNDFAQSVLNFRFLKAAWEQNINNALSKAELFGVASNPELISLDGKTKRRILDFQIETRPLVVNFGSCTUPPFMAKLSQFNELVARYSHSVDFLVIYVKEAHAVDEWYLGERSLTIEQHKGLQDRLKAARLLTDQTLICPVFVDGFQNEAAAAYGALPEKLCVIQNGRIVHNQRGGPEYYSIPNLKDWLQKHVDEA, encoded by the coding sequence ATGGCCACGTTTTACAAGCCCCTTGTGAGGTTTTGGAGATGTGCTAAAGCTACACTTCGTATAATTGTATTATGTGCATTGGCAGCCATTGGAAAATTTATACCGGCGATTCGATCACACATCGAGGCTATCGCCGAAGTCGTGCTGGAAGGAACACCTGTGACAGGAAACGATTTTGCTCAGTCTGTACTGAATTTTAGATTTCTAAAAGCAGCCTGGGagcaaaatattaacaatgctCTATCAAAGGCAGAGTTGTTTGGTGTGGCAAGCAATCCGGAATTAATATCTCTAGACGGAAAAACAAAACGGCGGATTTTGGATTTTCAAATCGAGACACGCCCTCTTGTGGTAAACTTTGGAAGCTGTACCTGACCTCCGTTCATGGCGAAACTTTCGCAGTTCAACGAGCTTGTCGCTCGTTATAGCCATTCTGTTGATTTCTTAGTTATCTATGTTAAAGAAGCACATGCCGTCGACGAATGGTATTTAGGGGAAAGGAGTCTAACAATAGAACAACACAAGGGTCTACAAGACCGTTTAAAGGCTGCAAGGTTACTAACAGATCAAACACTCATTTGTCCTGTGTTCGTAGATGGTTTTCAGAACGAGGCTGCAGCTGCTTATGGGGCCCTGCCAGAGAAGTTATGCGTCATCCAAAATGGCCGGATCGTCCACAACCAGCGTGGCGGCCCGGAATATTATTCCATTCCAAATTTAAAAGATTGGCTTCAAAAGCACGTGGATGAAGCGTAA